From one Solanum stenotomum isolate F172 chromosome 12, ASM1918654v1, whole genome shotgun sequence genomic stretch:
- the LOC125846696 gene encoding pentatricopeptide repeat-containing protein At1g06710, mitochondrial, translated as MTLKLFKYALLPQSLPIRFLGNQFKISSRFMCADNKLDKLVDPLLKFPEDEYTPQEENKLKESSFSVQELGFLQDSILGSVSSKTDTGKFPDDVFLVINAIRNGNDGFGERTEKALRLFREKLNPGLVVDVLRNIHNPELGVKFFKWAGRQIGYVHNASVYDALLDLIGCVGVPEHFFNDIGKDDKEVLGKLLNVLIRKCCRNGLWNSALEELGRLKDSGYKPSAVTYNSLVQVFLQVDRLETASLIYKEMSVLNFKMDKHTINSFTRSLCKVGKWRDALDLIDKEEFVPDTVIYTNMISGLCEGSFFEEAMNFLNLMRTISCIPNTVTYQVLLCALLNRRKLGRVKRVLNLMISEGCYPGQKIFNSLVHAYCRSGDYWYAYKLLKKMDGCGCQPGYVVYNILIGGVCGNEELPSKDVLELAENVYSEMLTARLVLNKVNVVNFARCLCAFGKYEDAFSVIKEMMSKGFVPDVSTYSKVIGFLCNASKVDKAFLLFQEMKRNGIVPDVYTYTILIDSFCKSGLIQQARNWLNEMIQKGCTPNVVTYTAIIHAYLKQRKILDANELFESMLMQGCIPNVVTFTALIDGYCKAGHLEKACQIYARMKGSLDTPEVDLYFKVDLDGNKEPNVVTFGAMVDGLCKAHKVKEAHNLLDVMLAEGCEPNHIVYDALIDGFCKVGKLDDAQEIFAKMSECGYSPSIYTYSSLIDRLFKDKRLDLAVKVLSKMLESSCPPNVVIYTEMVDGLCKVGKIDEAYKLMLMMEEKGCHPNVVTYTAMIDGFGKTGKVNKCLELIESMGNKGCAPNYITYSVAIKHCCAEGLLDEALQLLEEMKQISWPKHMASHLKVIEGFRREYLVSLGILEDMSNNNFLPVIPVYRLLIDSYQKAGRLEFAVELLKEISSSSPFLHLDKKMYSSLIECLSVSNKIDLAFELYVDMTKKGAVPELTDFVNLIKGLISMNKWENALELSESLYYMLHASKSTNIQLL; from the coding sequence ATGACCTTAAAGCTCTTCAAGTATGCTCTTCTTCCTCAATCACTTCCCATTCGTTTTCTTGGTaatcaattcaaaatttcttcAAGATTCATGTGCGCCGACAATAAACTTGATAAATTGGTAGACCCACTATTGAAATTCCCAGAAGATGAATATACTCCACaagaagaaaataagttaaaagaaTCATCTTTTTCAGttcaagaattgggttttttGCAAGATTCAATCTTGGGTTCAGTTAGCTCCAAAACTGACACTGGTAAGTTTCCAGATGATGTTTTCTTGGTGATAAATGCTATTAGGAACGGTAATGATGGGTTTGGAGAGAGAACTGAGAAAGCTCTTAGGTTGTTTAGGGAGAAACTCAACCCTGGTTTAGTGGTTGATGTGTTGAGAAATATACATAACCCTGAATTAGGTGTTAAGTTTTTTAAATGGGCTGGTAGACAAATTGGGTATGTGCATAATGCATCTGTTTATGATGCTTTGTTAGATTTAATAGGATGTGTTGGTGTACCagaacatttttttaatgacaTAGGAAAAGACGATAAGGAAGTGCTTGGAAAGTTGCTTAATGTATTGATAAGAAAGTGTTGCAGGAATGGGTTGTGGAATTCAGCACTGGAGGAGCTAGGGAGGCTCAAGGATTCTGGTTACAAGCCCTCCGCTGTGACTTATAATTCATTGGTTCAGGTGTTTCTGCAAGTAGATAGATTGGAGACTGCATCTTTAATATACAAGGAGATGTCAGTGTTGAATTTTAAGATGGATAAGCATACAATAAATAGCTTTACGCGATCATTGTGCAAAGTGGGTAAATGGAGAGATGCCCTTGATTTAATTGACAAGGAAGAGTTTGTGCCTGATACAGTGATTTATACTAATATGATTTCAGGATTATGTGAAGGTTCCTTCTTTGAAGAAGCAATGAATTTTCTCAACTTAATGCGCACTATTTCGTGTATTCCTAATACTGTAACATATCAAGTTTTGCTTTGTGCACTCTTAAACAGGAGAAAACTTGGTCGCGTCAAGAGGGTTCTGAATCTTATGATTTCTGAAGGTTGTTATCCAGGTCagaaaatatttaattctcTTGTACATGCATATTGCAGATCAGGAGATTACTGGTATGCCTACAAATTGCTAAAAAAAATGGATGGCTGTGGCTGCCAGCCAGGATACGTCGTTTACAACATATTGATTGGTGGTGTTTGTGGCAACGAGGAGTTACCAAGCAAGGATGTGCTAGAGTTGGCTGAAAATGTATATAGTGAAATGCTGACTGCAAGACTAGTACTGAATAAAGTCAATGTGGTCAATTTTGCTCGATGCCTCTGTGCATTTGGAAAATATGAGGATGCTTTTAGTGTTATTAAGGAAATGATGAGCAAAGGTTTTGTACCTGATGTCAGTACATACTCGAAAGTGATTGGTTTTCTTTGTAATGCCTCCAAAGTGGACAAGGCATTCCTGTTGTTCCAAGAAATGAAGCGGAATGGAATTGTTCCAGATGTTTATACTTACACAATTTTGATTGATAGCTTTTGTAAATCTGGCCTTATTCAACAGGCTCGTAATTGGTTGAATGAAATGATTCAAAAGGGCTGTACTCCTAATGTAGTGACTTACACAGCTATTATCCATGCTTACCTCAAGCAACGGAAAATTTTAGATGCAAATGAGCTCTTTGAATCAATGTTAATGCAAGGATGCATCCCAAATGTTGTCACTTTCACTGCTTTGATTGATGGATACTGTAAAGCTGGACATTTAGAGAAGGCTTGCCAGATCTATGCCAGAATGAAGGGGAGTTTAGATACCCCTGAAGTAGATTTATACTTCAAGGTTGATCTTGATGGTAATAAGGAACCAAATGTTGTTACATTTGGAGCTATGGTTGATGGATTGTGCAAAGCACACAAGGTGAAGGAAGCTCACAATCTTTTGGATGTCATGTTAGCGGAAGGATGTGAGCCAAATCATATTGTTTATGATGCATTGATTGATGGGTTTTGCAAGGTTGGTAAACTAGATGATGCACAGGAGATATTTGCTAAAATGTCAGAGTGTGGATATAGTCCAAGCATATACACCTACAGCTCTCTAATTGATAGGCTATTTAAGGATAAACGTTTGGATCTTGCTGTAAAAGTCTTGTCTAAAATGCTTGAGAGTTCTTGCCCCCCAAATGTTGTTATTTACACAGAGATGGTAGATGGCCTTTGTAAAGTTGGTAAAATAGATGAAGCTTATAAACTTATGTTGATGATGGAAGAAAAGGGTTGTCATCCAAATGTTGTAACCTATACTGCAATGATTGATGGATTTGGCAAAACTGGAAAAGTGAATAAATGTCTTGAACTCATTGAGAGTATGGGTAATAAGGGTTGTGCGCCAAATTACATAACCTATTCAGTTGCAATAAAGCATTGTTGTGCTGAAGGACTTCTGGATGAGGCTCTCCAACTCCTAGAGGAAATGAAACAAATAAGTTGGCCAAAACACATGGCCAGCCATCTTAAGGTTATTGAAGGCTTCAGACGGGAGTACTTAGTCAGTCTGGGTATATTAGAAGACATGAGCAACAACAATTTTCTTCCGGTTATTCCAGTTTATAGGCTTCTAATTGATAGCTATCAAAAAGCTGGAAGACTTGAATTTGCCGTTGAGCTACTTAAAGagatttcatcatcttcaccaTTTCTGCATCTTGATAAGAAAATGTACTCTTCTTTGATCGAGTGCCTTTCTGTCTCAAACAAAATTGATCTGGCATTTGAATTATATGTGGACATGACAAAGAAAGGTGCAGTTCCAGAGCTGACGGACTTTGTTAACCTCATCAAGGGTTTAATAAGTATGAATAAATGGGAGAATGCACTTGAACTCTCTGAGAGCTTGTATTACATGTTACATGCATCGAAATCCACCAATATTCAGCTCCTTTAG